A region from the Rhodothermus sp. genome encodes:
- the aceB gene encoding malate synthase A, whose translation MHGIEIRGARLPEADQVLTPEAMDFVAGLHREFNAVRKGLLARRAEVWARLLEGERPDFLSHTRHVRESDWQVAPCPDDLQDRRVEITGPVDRKMMINALNSGARVFMADFEDALSPTWENVVRGQKNLIDAVRRTLEYTSPEGKEYRLGERLATLLVRPRGWHLEERHVWIDGEPVSASLFDFGLYFFHNARALLERGSGPYFYLPKLESHLEARLWNDVFNFAQDYLGIPRGTIRATVLIETILAALEMEEILFELRDHAAGLNAGRWDYIFSCIKKFHATAPIFPDRAQVTMTVPFMYAYTELLVKTCHRRGAHAIGGMAAFIPSRRDPAVNERALAEVRKDKEREAGQGFDGTWVAHPDLVPVAEEVFHRYLGDQPHQKDRLREDVQVTAKDLLDFRVPGGCVTEGGLRNNVSVALQYLNQWFSGNGAAAIFNLMEDAATAEIARAQLWQWVHREARLDDGRPITPELYAQVREEELARLGGRDTAHYREAAEVLDELVLSDAFVEFLTFPAYERLLQLEPVPG comes from the coding sequence ATGCATGGCATTGAAATCCGAGGTGCACGGCTGCCTGAAGCCGATCAGGTGCTGACGCCCGAAGCCATGGATTTTGTGGCCGGCCTGCATCGCGAGTTTAATGCGGTCCGCAAGGGCTTGCTGGCGCGGCGCGCTGAGGTATGGGCCCGTTTGCTGGAAGGAGAGCGTCCCGATTTTCTATCGCATACGCGTCATGTTCGGGAGAGCGACTGGCAGGTGGCGCCCTGTCCGGATGATCTGCAGGATCGGCGGGTGGAGATCACCGGTCCGGTAGATCGTAAGATGATGATCAACGCGTTGAATTCCGGGGCTCGGGTGTTCATGGCCGACTTTGAGGATGCGCTTTCGCCCACTTGGGAAAATGTGGTGCGTGGTCAGAAGAACCTGATCGACGCCGTGCGTCGCACGCTGGAATACACGTCGCCCGAAGGCAAAGAGTACCGGTTGGGAGAGCGGCTGGCCACGTTACTGGTGCGCCCGCGCGGCTGGCATCTGGAAGAGCGGCATGTCTGGATCGATGGCGAGCCTGTCAGTGCTTCGCTGTTTGATTTCGGACTCTACTTTTTCCACAATGCGCGTGCGTTGTTGGAGCGGGGAAGTGGTCCCTATTTCTATTTGCCAAAGCTGGAGAGTCATCTGGAGGCCCGGCTCTGGAACGACGTGTTCAACTTCGCCCAGGACTATCTGGGTATTCCGCGTGGGACGATTCGGGCTACCGTGCTGATCGAGACAATCCTGGCTGCGCTGGAGATGGAGGAAATTCTCTTCGAGTTGCGGGATCATGCGGCCGGATTGAATGCGGGCCGCTGGGATTACATTTTCAGCTGTATCAAGAAATTTCATGCGACAGCGCCCATTTTCCCGGATCGGGCCCAGGTGACGATGACGGTGCCGTTTATGTATGCCTATACGGAACTGCTGGTAAAGACCTGTCATCGGCGTGGGGCACATGCCATCGGTGGAATGGCAGCCTTTATTCCCTCCCGCCGCGATCCGGCGGTGAACGAGCGGGCTCTTGCCGAAGTGCGTAAGGACAAGGAGCGGGAAGCCGGGCAGGGCTTTGATGGCACCTGGGTGGCCCATCCTGATCTGGTGCCGGTGGCCGAAGAGGTGTTCCATCGCTATCTGGGTGACCAGCCGCATCAGAAGGATCGGTTGCGCGAAGACGTACAGGTGACAGCCAAAGACCTGCTGGACTTCCGGGTGCCGGGTGGATGTGTCACGGAAGGCGGGTTGCGTAACAACGTGAGTGTGGCGCTCCAGTATCTGAACCAGTGGTTTTCGGGCAATGGGGCAGCGGCGATCTTTAACCTGATGGAAGATGCGGCTACGGCCGAGATCGCGCGAGCACAGCTCTGGCAGTGGGTCCATCGCGAGGCCCGACTGGACGACGGTCGGCCGATTACGCCCGAACTATACGCCCAGGTGCGCGAAGAAGAATTGGCCAGGCTGGGCGGACGGGATACGGCGCACTATCGGGAGGCCGCCGAAGTACTCGACGAATTGGTACTTTCTGATGCGTTTGTCGAATTTCTGACATTTCCGGCCTACGAGCGGCTGTTGCAGCTGGAGCCCGTGCCGGGCTGA
- the ileS gene encoding isoleucine--tRNA ligase codes for MKRFKQVEQFRHSEIEREILHWWKERQIFARSIAQRAQGPTFSFYEGPPTANGKPGIHHVLARTIKDIFCRYKTMKGFRVERKAGWDTHGLPVEIEVEKELGLEGRAQVEAFGIEKYNAACRRSVLRYKELWDQLTERIGYWVDLEHPYITFENAYIETVWWLIKQIYEKGLLYRGYTIQWYSPGSGTVLSSHEVSLGYKEVDDPSAYVRFPVRGTERTYLLAWTTTPWTLISNVALAVGADISYVKVRREDPDRGTEYLVLAQDRMDVLRDESVEVVEAFPGRALVGMRYEPLFPYFKERFQEGEAWRVIAADFVSTEEGTGIVHLAPAFGAEDYEAARREGLPMINPITPEGTFTDEAPLVAGLWFKDADRVILRDLRQRGLLFRQETYRHNYPHDWRKGTPLMNYPVESWFIRTTAVKDRMIELNKTIRWHPPAIGQGRFGEWLRNNVDWALSRQRYWGTPLPIWQSDRNPDYIEVIGSIEELRQKLGGTFPPEAYNPETGALDLHRPYVDRLTWPAPDGGTMRRVPDLIDVWFDSGAMPFAQWHYPFENQEAFQRTFPADFIAEGVDQTRGWFYTLHAIATMVMDQVAFRHVVVNGLVLDEKGEKMSKSKGNVVDPFDVVERYGADPVRWYMISNAPPWENIRFSERELAATRRRFFNTLENVYAFFATYANVDDFVYPSTRMPLAERTELDRWIISRLNSTVAAVEAAYEDYHPTRAARAIERFVDELSNWYIRRSRRRFWSARTGEQENERDKQAAYQTVYECLETTALLMAPIAPFFSEWLYRALQEGCELQGPESVHLADFPKVNREAIDPVLEQRMTLARTIVSIVLALRNQARINVRQPLPRILVVTGTGVEREVVESVRSLILEEVNVKAIEYVEGTSRVVRRTAKPNYPRLGKRLGRLMKGVAARVAQLTEAEIDRYLREGRLVLEVEGQQIELGSEDLEIKSEGIEGWLVGQEEGVTVALDTNRTEELILEGLAREAINRIQNLRKKAGFAVTDRILVSYQASGQLAKALTRHGDWIRNETLAVALQLSEQPAGTHVETFDIDGERFTVGVQRVPAETTTGQQA; via the coding sequence ATGAAGCGATTTAAGCAGGTGGAACAGTTTCGGCATTCGGAAATCGAGCGTGAGATTTTGCACTGGTGGAAGGAACGTCAGATCTTCGCCCGGAGCATTGCGCAACGGGCGCAGGGACCCACGTTCTCTTTCTACGAAGGGCCGCCGACTGCGAACGGGAAGCCTGGCATCCACCACGTCCTGGCCCGGACGATCAAGGATATTTTTTGTCGCTACAAGACCATGAAGGGCTTCCGTGTAGAGCGCAAGGCGGGGTGGGACACGCACGGGCTTCCCGTCGAGATTGAAGTCGAAAAGGAACTGGGCCTGGAAGGGCGGGCACAGGTGGAAGCATTTGGTATTGAAAAGTACAATGCGGCCTGCCGCCGAAGTGTTCTGCGTTACAAAGAACTCTGGGACCAGCTCACCGAACGTATCGGCTACTGGGTAGATCTCGAGCACCCGTACATCACCTTTGAGAACGCCTACATTGAGACTGTCTGGTGGCTGATCAAACAGATTTACGAGAAGGGATTGCTCTACCGAGGCTATACCATTCAGTGGTACAGCCCGGGCTCAGGTACCGTGCTTTCTTCGCACGAGGTAAGTCTGGGTTATAAAGAGGTAGATGATCCCAGCGCTTACGTGCGTTTTCCGGTACGAGGGACGGAGCGCACCTATCTGCTGGCCTGGACGACGACGCCTTGGACGCTCATTTCGAATGTGGCGCTGGCTGTTGGCGCAGACATTTCCTACGTCAAAGTGCGTCGGGAAGACCCGGATCGGGGGACCGAATACCTGGTGCTGGCTCAGGATCGGATGGATGTGTTGCGGGATGAGTCGGTAGAAGTGGTCGAAGCTTTTCCCGGGCGGGCGCTGGTGGGCATGCGCTACGAGCCGCTGTTCCCGTACTTCAAAGAGCGCTTTCAGGAAGGAGAAGCCTGGCGCGTTATTGCAGCCGACTTCGTCTCGACCGAAGAAGGAACCGGTATCGTGCATCTGGCGCCTGCCTTCGGTGCGGAAGACTATGAAGCCGCCCGGCGGGAAGGGTTGCCGATGATTAATCCGATCACACCCGAAGGCACGTTCACCGACGAGGCCCCGCTGGTGGCGGGCCTGTGGTTTAAGGATGCCGACCGTGTTATTCTGCGGGATCTGCGGCAACGCGGTCTGCTGTTTCGTCAGGAAACCTATCGGCACAACTATCCACACGATTGGCGCAAGGGCACGCCCCTGATGAATTATCCGGTCGAAAGCTGGTTCATTCGGACCACGGCGGTCAAAGATCGGATGATCGAACTGAACAAGACGATTCGCTGGCATCCGCCAGCTATCGGCCAGGGGCGTTTCGGAGAGTGGCTGCGGAACAATGTAGACTGGGCGCTGAGTCGCCAGCGCTACTGGGGGACGCCATTACCCATCTGGCAGAGCGATCGCAATCCCGATTATATTGAAGTAATTGGTTCGATTGAAGAACTGCGTCAGAAGCTGGGAGGCACCTTTCCGCCCGAAGCCTACAATCCAGAAACCGGAGCGCTTGATCTGCACCGGCCTTATGTGGATCGGCTTACCTGGCCCGCACCTGATGGAGGCACGATGCGGCGTGTGCCCGACCTGATCGACGTCTGGTTCGATTCGGGAGCCATGCCCTTTGCCCAGTGGCATTATCCGTTTGAAAATCAGGAAGCTTTCCAGCGTACCTTCCCGGCCGATTTTATTGCAGAGGGTGTGGACCAGACCCGCGGTTGGTTTTACACGCTGCATGCCATTGCCACCATGGTAATGGACCAGGTTGCCTTCCGGCACGTGGTGGTTAACGGGCTGGTACTCGACGAGAAGGGAGAGAAAATGTCCAAGTCGAAGGGTAATGTGGTTGATCCCTTCGACGTGGTCGAGCGTTATGGGGCGGATCCGGTGCGGTGGTATATGATCAGCAACGCACCGCCGTGGGAAAACATCCGCTTCTCGGAGCGTGAGTTGGCGGCTACCCGACGCCGCTTCTTTAACACGCTGGAGAATGTTTATGCGTTTTTTGCCACCTATGCCAATGTAGACGATTTTGTCTATCCATCTACGCGGATGCCGCTGGCGGAGCGGACCGAACTGGATCGCTGGATTATCAGTCGGCTGAACAGTACAGTGGCTGCGGTCGAAGCGGCCTACGAGGACTATCATCCCACGCGGGCAGCACGGGCGATCGAACGCTTCGTAGATGAATTGTCGAACTGGTACATCCGGCGTTCGCGGCGGCGTTTCTGGAGTGCTCGCACAGGCGAACAGGAGAACGAACGGGATAAGCAGGCGGCATACCAGACGGTCTATGAGTGCCTGGAGACTACGGCACTTCTGATGGCGCCGATTGCGCCATTCTTCAGCGAGTGGCTCTATCGGGCTCTGCAGGAAGGCTGCGAACTTCAAGGGCCCGAGTCGGTGCATCTGGCCGATTTCCCGAAAGTGAATCGGGAGGCCATCGATCCAGTACTGGAGCAGCGTATGACGCTGGCGCGCACCATCGTTTCCATTGTGCTGGCGCTTCGCAATCAGGCCCGGATCAACGTACGGCAACCGTTGCCTCGTATTCTGGTGGTAACAGGAACCGGCGTCGAACGTGAAGTTGTCGAGTCGGTGCGGTCGCTTATTCTGGAGGAGGTTAATGTTAAAGCGATCGAGTATGTAGAAGGTACCAGCCGGGTGGTGCGTCGTACGGCCAAGCCCAACTATCCGCGGTTGGGCAAACGGCTGGGCAGGCTGATGAAAGGTGTGGCAGCCCGCGTCGCGCAGCTTACCGAAGCGGAGATCGACCGATATTTGCGTGAGGGGCGATTGGTGCTGGAGGTCGAGGGACAACAGATAGAGTTGGGGTCCGAAGATCTGGAGATCAAAAGTGAAGGGATTGAAGGCTGGCTGGTGGGCCAGGAAGAGGGCGTGACCGTGGCGCTCGATACCAACCGGACTGAAGAACTGATTCTGGAGGGGCTGGCCCGGGAAGCCATCAACCGCATCCAGAATTTGCGTAAAAAGGCGGGCTTTGCGGTGACTGACCGCATCTTGGTTAGCTACCAGGCCAGCGGCCAACTGGCCAAAGCACTGACGCGACACGGTGACTGGATTCGGAACGAGACGCTGGCCGTAGCGTTGCAATTGTCCGAGCAGCCTGCAGGAACGCATGTAGAGACATTTGACATTGATGGAGAGCGGTTTACGGTAGGCGTGCAACGCGTACCCGCTGAGACGACCACAGGACAGCAGGCCTGA
- the lepA gene encoding translation elongation factor 4 codes for MASYRERIRNFCIIAHIDHGKSTLADRLLELTGTLSERELQEQVLDTMELERERGITIKSHAIRMTYRARDGETYILNLIDTPGHVDFTYEVSRALKACEGAILVVDASQGIEAQTISNLYLALGHDLEILPVLNKVDLPNARPEEVAQSIEELIGEPAEDILRISAKTGEGVPELLERIVQRIPPPKGEPEAPLRALVFDSVFDPYRGAVVYVRVFDGTLKKGERIRFMSNGREYVAEEVGILRLERQPVEMLRAGEVGYVIGSIKDIRSARVGDTITQARRPAAEPIPGFRQVKPMVFSGVFPTNPDQYEDLRASLEKLQLNDASLTFTPETSAALGFGFRIGFLGLLHMEIVQERLEREFGLDIITTVPNVEYQVVLRSGEVITVDNPSEMPDAGKIAEIREPYVRADIITPTEYIGPLMQLCQDRRGIYRNQVYLDRTRVNLQYELPLAEIIFDFYDKLKSVSRGYASFDYEMLDYRPSDLVRLDILINGEPVDALSTIVHRSKAYEVGRKLTQKLRKLIPRQLFDVAIQAAIGSRVIARETIKALRKDVTAKCYGGDVTRKRKLLERQKEGKKRMKQVGRVEVPQEAFLAVLSVGD; via the coding sequence ATGGCTTCGTATCGAGAGCGCATTCGAAATTTCTGTATCATTGCCCATATTGACCACGGCAAGAGCACGCTGGCCGATCGACTCCTGGAGCTTACCGGTACGCTTTCGGAACGGGAGCTGCAGGAGCAGGTGCTCGATACCATGGAGCTGGAGCGCGAGCGCGGGATCACGATCAAAAGCCATGCAATTCGCATGACGTACCGCGCGCGCGATGGCGAGACGTATATCCTGAACTTGATCGATACGCCCGGACACGTCGACTTTACCTATGAGGTCTCGCGGGCACTCAAAGCCTGTGAAGGGGCGATCTTGGTGGTTGATGCCTCGCAGGGTATTGAGGCGCAGACCATTTCCAACCTGTATCTGGCGCTCGGGCACGACCTGGAGATCCTTCCGGTGCTGAATAAGGTTGACCTGCCCAATGCCCGTCCTGAAGAGGTAGCGCAGTCGATTGAGGAGCTGATCGGGGAGCCGGCCGAGGACATCCTACGCATCAGTGCCAAAACGGGCGAAGGGGTGCCGGAACTGCTGGAACGCATCGTGCAGCGTATTCCCCCGCCTAAAGGGGAGCCGGAGGCCCCGTTGCGGGCGCTTGTGTTCGACTCAGTCTTTGACCCCTATCGAGGGGCCGTTGTCTACGTGCGCGTGTTCGACGGTACGCTGAAGAAAGGTGAGCGCATTCGTTTTATGTCGAACGGTCGCGAGTACGTAGCGGAAGAGGTAGGTATCCTGCGGCTGGAGCGGCAGCCGGTGGAAATGCTTCGGGCTGGCGAGGTAGGGTATGTGATTGGCTCCATTAAAGACATTCGCTCGGCACGAGTAGGCGATACGATTACCCAGGCCCGTCGTCCGGCGGCCGAGCCCATTCCGGGTTTCCGGCAGGTCAAGCCGATGGTATTCAGTGGCGTCTTTCCGACCAATCCGGATCAGTATGAGGACCTGCGGGCGTCGCTGGAAAAGCTGCAATTGAACGATGCTTCGCTGACGTTCACGCCGGAAACGTCGGCAGCGCTGGGGTTCGGCTTCCGCATAGGTTTTCTGGGGTTGCTCCATATGGAAATCGTCCAGGAGCGACTGGAGCGCGAGTTCGGGCTGGATATTATCACGACCGTACCGAACGTGGAATACCAGGTCGTGTTGCGCTCCGGTGAGGTGATCACGGTGGACAATCCCAGCGAAATGCCTGACGCCGGTAAGATTGCCGAGATTCGGGAGCCCTATGTCCGCGCCGATATTATCACGCCCACCGAGTATATCGGTCCGCTGATGCAGCTCTGTCAGGACCGTCGCGGTATTTATCGAAATCAAGTTTACCTGGACCGCACGCGTGTCAACCTGCAGTATGAGCTTCCACTGGCTGAGATTATTTTTGACTTTTATGATAAGCTGAAAAGCGTCAGCCGGGGCTATGCTTCGTTCGACTATGAGATGCTGGACTATCGTCCCAGTGATCTGGTGCGGCTGGATATCTTGATCAACGGTGAGCCGGTCGATGCGCTTTCAACCATTGTGCATCGGAGTAAAGCCTACGAGGTAGGACGAAAGCTGACGCAGAAGCTTCGAAAGCTGATTCCGCGGCAACTGTTTGACGTGGCCATTCAGGCGGCTATCGGGTCGCGTGTGATTGCGCGCGAGACGATCAAAGCACTCCGCAAGGACGTTACGGCCAAGTGTTACGGAGGCGACGTAACCCGCAAGCGTAAGCTGCTGGAGCGCCAGAAGGAAGGCAAGAAGCGCATGAAGCAGGTAGGACGGGTTGAGGTGCCCCAGGAGGCCTTCTTGGCTGTGCTTTCGGTGGGAGACTGA
- a CDS encoding IclR family transcriptional regulator: MANRKPGRARTGEPTGVRALARGLRLLEVLGSGETLSLSELARRTALTPSTAYRLLETLRRRGFVDWDETTGLWRIGMRAYEIGQAFCHPNSLSALALEAMQQLVARVNETVNLAVLDGTEAVYIQQVESNQMLRMFTRLGARVPLHCTGVGKVLLAWRPEDEVRQLLGPEPFVAFTPQTLTRLDAVCRELAQVRQQGYALDLEEREIGVRCLAAPIRDAAGRVIAALSLSAPAIRLPNDRLPQLVPLVLETARTLSLRLGWQPDATLPSGNPSSPA, from the coding sequence ATGGCCAACCGTAAACCCGGCCGTGCACGTACAGGCGAACCAACGGGGGTACGTGCCTTAGCGCGTGGCCTCCGGCTGCTCGAAGTGCTGGGAAGTGGTGAGACGCTTTCGCTTTCGGAGCTGGCCCGACGCACCGCATTAACACCCAGCACGGCCTATCGACTGCTGGAGACGCTACGACGCCGGGGCTTCGTCGACTGGGACGAAACGACCGGCCTCTGGCGCATCGGTATGCGGGCATACGAGATCGGTCAGGCTTTTTGCCATCCGAATAGTCTTTCGGCGCTGGCCCTTGAAGCTATGCAACAGCTGGTGGCTCGGGTCAACGAAACGGTCAACCTGGCAGTCCTCGACGGCACTGAAGCGGTCTATATTCAACAGGTTGAAAGTAATCAGATGCTGCGCATGTTTACCCGGCTCGGCGCACGCGTGCCGCTACACTGCACGGGCGTCGGCAAAGTGCTGCTGGCCTGGCGGCCGGAGGACGAAGTGCGTCAGTTACTGGGCCCCGAACCGTTTGTGGCGTTCACGCCGCAGACGCTGACCCGACTGGATGCCGTATGTCGGGAGCTGGCCCAGGTACGCCAGCAGGGATACGCCCTCGACCTCGAAGAGCGCGAAATCGGGGTGCGCTGTCTGGCGGCTCCGATTCGTGATGCAGCCGGACGCGTTATCGCTGCCCTCAGCCTTTCAGCCCCAGCCATTCGCCTGCCCAACGACCGGCTACCCCAGCTCGTCCCACTTGTGCTGGAAACGGCCCGGACGCTTTCTCTGCGGCTGGGCTGGCAACCAGACGCAACCCTTCCATCAGGGAATCCGTCCAGCCCTGCATAA
- the lspA gene encoding signal peptidase II — protein sequence MMRILWITLLVVLVDQLTKVLVVQTMYPGESIPILDDWLKLTYTENPGMAFGLSFGPPGTVAVLAIVATVLIAWYLYRIRDGYVPYLASLAVILGGALGNIIDRLFYGLLYGYAGFFHGRVVDFIHIDLWRGYLPDAIPFIGGAYVALFPIWNVADMAIVIGVVGMLLFQKEFHRRQQAEEALSAGASPKQPVEEI from the coding sequence ATGATGCGGATACTCTGGATTACGCTGCTGGTGGTACTGGTGGACCAGCTCACCAAGGTGCTGGTAGTCCAGACAATGTACCCGGGTGAGTCTATTCCTATCCTTGACGACTGGCTTAAGCTCACCTACACGGAGAATCCTGGGATGGCCTTTGGGCTGTCGTTTGGTCCGCCGGGCACGGTGGCGGTGCTGGCCATTGTAGCGACGGTTCTGATTGCCTGGTACCTCTACCGCATTCGTGACGGCTATGTGCCATACCTGGCCAGTCTGGCAGTGATCCTGGGAGGAGCACTGGGCAATATTATCGATCGTCTGTTTTATGGCTTACTCTATGGTTATGCCGGATTTTTCCATGGACGTGTGGTCGATTTTATCCACATTGACCTCTGGCGCGGCTATCTGCCCGATGCCATTCCGTTTATCGGAGGCGCCTACGTGGCCTTGTTTCCTATCTGGAACGTAGCCGATATGGCCATTGTCATCGGCGTAGTGGGAATGCTGCTGTTTCAGAAGGAGTTTCACCGTCGTCAGCAAGCAGAAGAGGCCCTTTCGGCAGGAGCGTCTCCGAAGCAGCCGGTCGAAGAGATATAA
- a CDS encoding TraR/DksA C4-type zinc finger protein — protein sequence MAEKHEQYPAQGDETTASVRRTPFTDEELEYFRQLILERRRQAVEDIERMKAQLEDARDQGGTDTAYSFHMADAGTDAMEREKLFLMIARQQKYISHLDRALERIKNKTYGICKVTGKPIPRERLEAVPHTEVSIEAKLKQKK from the coding sequence ATGGCAGAAAAGCACGAGCAGTATCCGGCGCAGGGAGACGAGACGACAGCATCTGTGCGTCGGACGCCATTTACGGACGAGGAACTGGAATACTTCCGGCAGCTGATCCTGGAGCGGCGTCGGCAGGCAGTGGAAGATATCGAGCGCATGAAGGCGCAGCTGGAAGATGCCCGGGATCAGGGGGGAACCGATACGGCCTATAGCTTCCACATGGCTGATGCAGGCACCGACGCTATGGAGCGCGAGAAGCTCTTTCTGATGATCGCGCGCCAGCAGAAGTACATCAGCCATCTGGATCGGGCGCTCGAGCGCATTAAAAACAAAACCTACGGTATCTGCAAAGTAACGGGCAAGCCGATCCCGCGGGAGCGTCTGGAAGCGGTGCCGCACACGGAAGTGTCCATCGAGGCCAAGCTGAAGCAAAAAAAGTAA
- the lepB gene encoding signal peptidase I, translating to MRDWLTALGLAMGLALLIRLLALEAYRIPSPSMEQTLLVGDFVLVSKLHYGPRLPVSLGLPFTAWYVPDIRLPYLRLPGFTEIRRGDVIVFNYPVETGPIDRKTPYIKRVVGLPGDTLWIENKVVYVNGRPFPDPDLVQQRWMLRLRPGARLSPDSLQAIGARNVARSAYRATLLFFDATVAVAHHIARFAEVDTLQPYSEAVLLQGATARKARHRERWGPVYIPGRGDTLYLTPQTWPFYRELLIRYEGHQIYPRPDGTFLIDGRPGQFCVIRQNYYFVLGDNRDNSLDSRAWGLVPADHVVGKALLIYLSWDVERRRLRWERLLRPVR from the coding sequence ATGCGTGACTGGCTGACAGCGCTGGGGTTGGCCATGGGCCTGGCCTTGCTGATACGCCTCCTGGCTCTGGAAGCTTATCGCATTCCGTCTCCTTCGATGGAGCAAACCCTGCTCGTGGGAGATTTTGTGCTGGTTTCCAAGCTTCACTATGGTCCCCGACTGCCCGTATCGCTGGGCTTGCCTTTTACCGCGTGGTATGTGCCGGACATCCGCCTACCCTATCTGCGCCTGCCCGGATTTACGGAGATCCGACGCGGGGATGTGATCGTGTTCAACTATCCCGTAGAGACCGGTCCGATCGATCGCAAAACGCCCTATATCAAACGCGTGGTGGGGTTGCCGGGGGATACGCTCTGGATTGAAAACAAAGTGGTCTATGTAAACGGTCGGCCGTTTCCCGACCCTGATCTGGTGCAGCAGCGCTGGATGTTGCGGTTGCGGCCCGGCGCCCGGCTTTCTCCAGATTCGCTGCAGGCGATCGGTGCACGCAACGTGGCACGCTCAGCCTATCGGGCCACCCTTCTGTTTTTTGATGCAACCGTAGCGGTGGCCCACCATATTGCCCGCTTTGCGGAAGTCGATACCCTGCAACCCTACTCGGAGGCGGTGCTTTTGCAGGGAGCAACCGCTCGCAAAGCCCGCCACCGGGAAAGGTGGGGTCCCGTCTACATTCCAGGACGTGGCGACACGCTTTATCTGACACCCCAGACCTGGCCCTTCTACCGAGAACTGCTTATTCGTTATGAAGGACACCAGATCTATCCCCGTCCTGATGGGACGTTTCTGATTGACGGACGTCCCGGACAATTCTGTGTGATCCGACAAAACTACTACTTTGTGCTGGGTGATAACCGCGACAATTCCCTGGACAGTCGTGCCTGGGGACTGGTACCGGCCGATCATGTGGTCGGGAAAGCCCTGCTGATCTACCTATCCTGGGACGTCGAGCGGCGTCGCCTTCGATGGGAACGTCTGTTACGTCCTGTTCGCTGA
- the lepB gene encoding signal peptidase I, translating into MSAPTTPSADGQARPSKSKLREWIEALAFALVVMLVVRTFLFDLFRIPTPSMEKTLLVGDYLFVSKLHYGVRTPVSLGIPFTKIYLKGVELPHTRLPGFTEIRRGDVIVFNYPPEDLPVDRKTHYIKRVVGLPGDTLWIENKVVYVNGEPQPLRSTMQQYWRVIKSDPRIMLPEVRLAALGIEEVQPTPDPRQVLVMATPGAVETLAQWPYVERVEPLVIPQGNTYSDLMYPPGMGYSPDNYGPVIIPARGQTITLTEENWPIVEPVIRRYEGHTTGRQHDGTFLIDGRPTTTYTFRQDYYFVMGDNRDNSEDSRFWGFVPMDHVVGKALFIYFSWDGKHHLPRLNRLFKPIR; encoded by the coding sequence GTGAGCGCGCCGACCACTCCTTCGGCTGACGGACAGGCCCGGCCTTCCAAGAGCAAACTGCGTGAATGGATAGAGGCGCTGGCCTTTGCGCTGGTGGTCATGCTGGTCGTGCGCACGTTCTTGTTCGATCTCTTTCGCATACCTACTCCTTCTATGGAAAAGACACTACTGGTCGGTGACTATCTTTTCGTTTCCAAGCTACATTACGGGGTGCGCACGCCGGTTTCGCTGGGCATTCCATTTACCAAAATCTACCTGAAAGGCGTCGAGCTGCCGCACACGCGCCTGCCAGGTTTTACCGAGATACGACGGGGCGACGTGATCGTGTTTAACTATCCGCCCGAAGATCTACCGGTTGATCGCAAGACGCACTACATCAAGCGCGTGGTGGGGTTGCCGGGGGATACACTCTGGATTGAAAACAAAGTGGTATACGTGAACGGAGAACCGCAACCCCTGCGATCCACCATGCAGCAGTACTGGCGGGTGATCAAAAGTGATCCGCGTATTATGCTGCCCGAAGTGCGCCTGGCAGCCCTGGGGATCGAGGAAGTGCAGCCGACGCCGGATCCCCGTCAGGTGCTGGTAATGGCAACACCCGGTGCCGTCGAAACGCTCGCACAGTGGCCCTATGTAGAGCGGGTGGAGCCGCTGGTTATCCCTCAGGGTAACACCTACAGCGACCTGATGTATCCCCCCGGCATGGGCTATTCGCCCGACAATTACGGGCCGGTGATCATTCCAGCTCGTGGTCAGACGATCACACTGACCGAGGAAAACTGGCCGATTGTGGAGCCTGTGATTCGACGCTATGAAGGGCATACAACTGGCCGACAGCATGATGGTACTTTCCTGATTGATGGCCGACCAACGACTACCTACACGTTTCGTCAGGATTACTACTTTGTCATGGGAGACAACCGGGACAATTCAGAGGATAGCCGTTTCTGGGGATTCGTACCTATGGATCATGTGGTGGGCAAGGCCCTGTTTATCTATTTCTCCTGGGACGGTAAACATCATCTCCCCCGCTTGAATCGTCTGTTCAAACCCATACGCTGA